From a region of the Mytilus galloprovincialis chromosome 3, xbMytGall1.hap1.1, whole genome shotgun sequence genome:
- the LOC143069801 gene encoding cytochrome P450 2B4-like isoform X4, with protein MKKYGSFAGSGIVFANGDDWKGRRRFSLKAMRDFGVGKSSLEEKILEEIQNVADDLEKMKGAEISNLKEMMTKASCNVIHSLIFGYRYKHDNESLQQLIKTMDNIFSGPGALSASGIFPVLNLIMKDNLKMRRDGFSTLKKYIEKHITEHRESFDQEHIRDFIDMYVEAEKEESERTSALNPAALLASIMDLFAAGTDTTSTTLDWSFKWMIQYPDVQKRCQEEITKVVGSGRMVRLSDRRHLSYTEATLMEIQRLSNTAIFTIPHVAVCDTTINGYKIPKNTILIPSLISVHFDETIWRDPKVFNPERFLNQNNDIINKENLIPFSLGPRICPGESLARSELFLIFSNLLHRFEFSKVDPDDILSFEGITGITTTPSPYRLKAELR; from the exons ATGAAGAAGTATGGGAGTTTTGCAGGAAGTGGGATTGTGTTTGCTAATGGAGATGACTGGAAAGGAAGAAGACGATTCTCATTAAAAGCAATGCGAGATTTTGGTGTGGGAAAATCCTCGCTAGAAGAAAAGATCTTGGAAGAAATACAGAATGTTGCAGACGATCTGGAAAAAATGAAGGGAGCAGAGATATCCAATTTAAAGGAAATGATGACAAAGGCTAGCTGCAATGTTATACATAGTCTTATATTCGGATATAG ataCAAACATGACAACGAATCCCTCCAACAACTCATCAAGACAATGGACAACATATTTTCAGGTCCTGGTGCCTTATCAGCGTCTGGAATATTTCCGGTTCTGAATTTGATAATG AAAGACAATCTTAAGATGAGGAGAGATGGATTTTCTACTCTAAAAAagtatattgaaaaacacataacCGAACACCGAGAGTCATTTGACCAAGAACACATTCGAGACTTTATAGATATGTATGTAGAAGCCGAAAAAGAGGAGAGTGAACGAACGTCTGCTTTAAATC cgGCAGCGTTGTTGGCCTCAATTATGGATTTGTTTGCTGCTGGAACTGACACAACTTCAACTACGCTTGATTGGTCATTCAAATGGATGATTCAATACCCGGATGTACAAAAGAGGTGTCAAGAGGAAATTACAAAG GTAGTAGGATCAGGTAGAATGGTTCGATTATCGGATAGACGTCATTTGTCATACACCGAGGCTACTTTGATGGAAATACAAAGACTGTCAAATACAG CTATTTTCACCATTCCTCACGTAGCAGTTTGTGATACAACAATCAATGGGTACAAAATACCTAAAAATACGATTCTAATTCCTAGCCTGATCTCTGTACATTTTGATGAAACAATCTGGAGAGACCCGAAGGTGTTTAATCCAGAGAGGTTTCTCAATCAAAACAATGACATTATCAACAAAGAAAACTTGATTCCTTTTTCGTTAG gCCCAAGGATCTGCCCTGGAGAATCGTTAGCACGATCAGAGTTGTTTCTAATCTTTTCAAACCTTCTACATAGATTTGAATTCTCTAAAGTCGATCCAGatgatattttatcatttgaaggGATAACCGGAATTACGACGACACCATCGCCATATCGACTTAAAGCTGAATTGAGATAA